One region of Catenuloplanes indicus genomic DNA includes:
- the purN gene encoding phosphoribosylglycinamide formyltransferase gives MNTPARLVVLISGSGSNLKALLDASADPGYGATVVAVGADRDGIAGLDIAAEAGVPTFVDRVKDFATRGEWDAALTAHVAEHKPDLIISAGFLKLVGAEFLAAFGDRYLNTHNALLPSFPGIHGPRDALEYGVKVTGATLFFVDAGVDTGPIVAQTVVPVLDGDTEADLTERIKEAERRQLVEQVGRLVREGWTITGRKVTIP, from the coding sequence GTGAATACCCCCGCACGACTGGTGGTGTTGATCTCCGGCTCGGGCAGCAACCTGAAGGCGCTGCTCGACGCGTCCGCCGACCCCGGCTACGGCGCGACCGTGGTGGCCGTCGGCGCCGACCGGGACGGCATCGCCGGGCTCGACATCGCGGCCGAGGCCGGTGTGCCCACGTTCGTCGACCGGGTGAAGGACTTCGCCACCCGCGGCGAGTGGGACGCGGCGCTCACCGCGCACGTCGCCGAGCACAAGCCTGACCTGATCATCTCCGCCGGGTTCCTCAAGCTGGTCGGCGCGGAGTTCCTGGCCGCGTTCGGCGACCGCTACCTCAACACGCACAACGCGCTGCTGCCGTCGTTCCCCGGCATCCACGGCCCGCGCGACGCCCTGGAGTACGGCGTGAAGGTCACCGGCGCCACGCTGTTCTTCGTGGACGCGGGCGTCGACACCGGGCCGATCGTGGCGCAGACCGTCGTACCGGTGCTAGACGGCGACACCGAGGCCGACCTCACCGAGCGCATCAAGGAAGCCGAACGCCGCCAGCTCGTCGAGCAGGTCGGGCGCCTGGTCCGGGAAGGCTGGACCATCACGGGAAGAAAGGTCACCATTCCATGA
- a CDS encoding cell division protein PerM encodes MPSTPDRPASGAQPDETLTDAEAAYLAARDTVPIDASGGRDLRTRDTVRLPLQRARAQAKAGRAPLAVAATVAAGWAFLVSYLPVALVMWLAQLVEGAGSLGGSVIIGLGAWLLGHGVPLGTSLGPVGLAPLGLAVLIAWRLARAGVHVTRAIGARDDGTMRQAFSVAGAIGVAWGGLGLLAALLVGAGGGPEINALRAFGTLFAAGGLASLTGALRTTGALGELASRLPRYLRDAVRTGVVGGLLILATGAGSTGLAIALNGGDASDMISAYRTGVAGQAGITLVSLAYAPNAAIWAVGYLLGPGFSLGTHTTVQITQVSVGALPTVPLVAGLPSGPLGGLGAALPAVPLIAAMLAGWLLHRRLRRAGRDPSRPPRVVPWRRLTAAAAMSGPVAGVVLFVAAFASGGPLGGGRLSELGTSAWQVGLIGAGVVTVGALAGAVASRMFVAGAKSGKSRTGTPPAS; translated from the coding sequence ATGCCGAGCACCCCGGACCGTCCGGCCTCAGGCGCCCAGCCGGACGAGACGCTGACCGACGCCGAGGCCGCCTATCTCGCTGCCCGCGACACGGTCCCCATCGACGCGTCCGGTGGCCGCGATCTGCGCACCCGGGACACCGTGCGGTTGCCGCTGCAACGAGCCCGCGCGCAGGCCAAGGCCGGTCGTGCGCCGCTCGCCGTGGCCGCCACCGTCGCGGCCGGCTGGGCGTTCCTGGTCTCCTACCTGCCGGTCGCGCTGGTCATGTGGCTGGCGCAGCTGGTCGAGGGCGCCGGCTCGCTCGGCGGCTCCGTGATCATCGGGCTCGGCGCGTGGTTGCTCGGGCACGGCGTACCGCTGGGCACCTCACTCGGCCCGGTCGGCCTGGCGCCGCTCGGCCTGGCCGTGCTGATCGCCTGGCGGCTGGCCCGGGCCGGCGTGCACGTCACCCGCGCGATCGGCGCGCGGGACGACGGCACGATGCGGCAGGCGTTCTCCGTCGCCGGTGCGATCGGGGTTGCCTGGGGCGGGCTGGGTCTGCTCGCGGCGCTGCTGGTCGGCGCGGGCGGCGGGCCGGAGATCAACGCGTTGCGTGCGTTCGGCACGCTCTTCGCGGCCGGTGGGCTGGCCTCGCTCACCGGTGCGCTGCGGACCACCGGCGCGCTCGGCGAGCTGGCGTCGCGCCTGCCGCGATACCTGCGCGACGCCGTCCGTACCGGCGTGGTGGGCGGTCTTCTGATCCTGGCCACCGGGGCCGGGAGCACCGGGCTCGCGATCGCGCTCAACGGCGGCGACGCCAGCGACATGATCAGCGCCTACCGGACCGGGGTGGCCGGGCAGGCCGGGATCACACTGGTCAGCCTGGCCTACGCGCCGAACGCCGCGATCTGGGCGGTCGGCTACCTGCTCGGGCCGGGCTTCTCGCTCGGCACCCACACCACGGTGCAGATAACGCAGGTGAGCGTGGGCGCGCTGCCGACCGTACCGTTGGTGGCCGGTCTTCCGTCCGGGCCGCTCGGCGGGCTCGGCGCCGCACTGCCCGCGGTGCCGTTGATCGCCGCGATGCTGGCCGGCTGGCTGCTGCACCGGCGGCTGCGGCGGGCCGGTCGTGACCCGTCCCGGCCACCGCGGGTGGTGCCGTGGCGCCGCCTCACTGCGGCCGCGGCCATGTCCGGGCCCGTCGCGGGCGTGGTGCTGTTCGTGGCCGCGTTCGCCTCCGGTGGCCCGCTCGGCGGCGGGCGCCTCTCCGAGCTCGGCACGTCCGCGTGGCAGGTCGGGCTGATCGGCGCCGGCGTGGTCACCGTGGGCGCGCTGGCCGGTGCGGTCGCCTCCCGCATGTTCGTGGCCGGAGCAAAATCCGGAAAATCCCGCACGGGTACGCCGCCGGCGAGCTGA
- the sucD gene encoding succinate--CoA ligase subunit alpha, with translation MAIWLTKDSKVIVQGITGSEGTKHTKRMLAAGTNVVGGTNPKKAGQTLDFDGTELPVFGTVKEAMEKTGADVTVIFVPPAFSKAAVIEAIDAEIGLAIVITEGIPVHDSAAFWAHNVAKGQKTRIIGPNCPGIASPGQSNAGIIPGDITGAGRIGLVSKSGTLTYQLMYELRDIGFSTAVGIGGDPVIGTTHIDALKAFQEDPDTDAIVMIGEIGGDAEERAADFIKANVTKPVVGYIAGFTAPPGKTMGHAGAIISGSAGTADAKKVALEAAGVKVGKTPSETARLMREIMS, from the coding sequence ATGGCTATCTGGCTCACCAAGGACTCCAAGGTCATCGTCCAGGGCATCACCGGGTCCGAGGGCACCAAGCACACCAAGCGCATGCTCGCCGCGGGCACGAACGTGGTCGGCGGCACCAACCCGAAGAAGGCCGGGCAGACGCTCGACTTCGACGGTACCGAGCTGCCGGTCTTCGGCACGGTCAAGGAGGCCATGGAGAAGACCGGTGCGGACGTCACCGTCATCTTCGTGCCGCCGGCGTTCTCCAAGGCCGCGGTGATCGAGGCGATCGACGCCGAGATCGGCCTGGCCATCGTGATCACCGAGGGCATCCCGGTGCACGACAGCGCCGCGTTCTGGGCGCACAACGTGGCGAAGGGTCAGAAGACCCGGATCATCGGCCCGAACTGCCCCGGCATCGCGTCGCCCGGCCAGTCCAACGCCGGCATCATCCCCGGTGACATCACCGGCGCCGGCCGGATCGGCCTGGTCTCCAAGAGCGGCACGCTGACCTACCAGCTGATGTACGAGCTGCGGGACATCGGCTTCTCCACCGCGGTCGGCATCGGCGGTGACCCGGTCATCGGCACCACGCACATCGACGCGCTCAAGGCGTTCCAGGAGGACCCGGACACCGACGCGATCGTCATGATCGGTGAGATCGGTGGCGACGCCGAGGAGCGGGCCGCCGACTTCATCAAGGCGAACGTGACGAAGCCGGTCGTCGGCTACATCGCGGGCTTCACCGCCCCGCCCGGCAAGACCATGGGCCACGCCGGTGCGATCATCTCCGGCTCGGCCGGCACCGCGGACGCGAAGAAGGTCGCGCTCGAGGCGGCCGGCGTCAAGGTGGGCAAGACGCCGTCCGAGACCGCGCGCCTGATGCGCGAGATCATGAGCTGA
- the sucC gene encoding ADP-forming succinate--CoA ligase subunit beta: MDLYEYQGRELFERHGLPVLSGGVATTPEEARAIADRLGGRVVVKAQVKVGGRGKAGGVKLAEGVDEATARATDILGMDIKGHTVHKVMLTVTADIAEEYYLSYLLDRANRTFLCIASVAGGMEIETVAETDPDKVAKIAIDAIQGVDEAKAREIVAAAKFPADVSEQIVDIAQKLWVAFIKEDATLVEVNPLAKTPEGKVLCLDAKVTLDENSHFRHPDQEGFVDAASVDPLEQAAKEKNLNYVKLDGSVGIIGNGAGLVMSTLDVVAYAGENHGGVKPANFLDIGGGASATVMANGLEIVLSDPAVKSVFVNVFGGITACDAVANGILQALQLLADRGEQVTKPLVVRLDGNNAEAGRAILDSAANPLVERVDTMDGAAARAAELAAAGV, encoded by the coding sequence GTGGACCTGTATGAGTACCAGGGGCGCGAGCTATTCGAGCGGCACGGCCTGCCCGTGCTGAGCGGTGGCGTCGCCACGACCCCCGAGGAGGCCCGCGCGATCGCCGACCGTCTCGGCGGCCGGGTCGTCGTCAAGGCCCAGGTGAAGGTCGGTGGCCGCGGTAAGGCCGGCGGCGTCAAGCTGGCCGAGGGCGTCGACGAGGCGACCGCGCGCGCGACGGACATCCTCGGGATGGACATCAAGGGTCACACGGTGCACAAGGTCATGCTGACCGTCACCGCTGACATCGCCGAGGAGTACTACCTCTCCTACCTGCTCGACCGGGCGAACCGCACGTTCCTGTGCATCGCCTCCGTCGCGGGCGGCATGGAGATCGAGACGGTCGCCGAGACCGACCCGGACAAGGTCGCCAAGATCGCGATCGACGCGATCCAGGGCGTGGACGAGGCGAAGGCGCGCGAGATCGTCGCGGCCGCCAAGTTCCCGGCCGACGTGTCCGAGCAGATCGTCGACATCGCGCAGAAGCTGTGGGTCGCCTTCATCAAGGAGGACGCCACGCTGGTCGAGGTCAACCCGCTGGCCAAGACGCCGGAGGGCAAGGTCCTCTGCCTGGACGCCAAGGTGACGCTGGACGAGAACTCGCACTTCCGGCACCCGGACCAGGAGGGCTTCGTCGACGCCGCGTCGGTCGACCCGCTGGAGCAGGCGGCCAAGGAGAAGAACCTCAACTACGTCAAGCTCGACGGCTCGGTCGGCATCATCGGCAACGGCGCGGGCCTGGTCATGTCCACGCTCGACGTGGTCGCCTACGCGGGCGAGAACCACGGCGGCGTGAAGCCGGCGAACTTCCTCGACATCGGCGGCGGCGCGAGCGCGACCGTGATGGCGAACGGCCTAGAGATCGTTCTCTCCGACCCGGCCGTGAAGTCCGTCTTCGTCAACGTCTTCGGCGGCATCACCGCCTGCGACGCGGTCGCGAACGGCATCCTGCAGGCGCTGCAGCTGCTGGCCGACCGGGGCGAGCAGGTCACCAAGCCGCTGGTCGTCCGCCTGGACGGCAACAACGCGGAGGCCGGCCGCGCGATCCTCGACTCGGCCGCGAACCCGCTCGTCGAGCGGGTCGACACCATGGACGGTGCGGCCGCGCGTGCCGCCGAGCTCGCGGCTGCGGGGGTCTGA
- a CDS encoding cobalamin B12-binding domain-containing protein, translating to MEPRIRVVVAKPGLDGHDRGAKVVARALRDAGMEVVYTGLHQTPEQIVETAIQEDADAVGLSVLSGAHMTLFRRVVDLLAERGVDDIVVFGGGIIPDADIPELERIGVSKIFGPGATMQSIVDWVRANVAGIPADSK from the coding sequence ATGGAACCGCGAATTCGGGTTGTGGTCGCGAAGCCGGGCCTGGACGGGCACGATCGCGGCGCGAAGGTAGTCGCACGGGCGCTCCGGGACGCCGGCATGGAGGTCGTCTACACCGGTCTGCACCAGACGCCGGAGCAGATCGTGGAGACCGCGATCCAGGAGGACGCGGACGCGGTCGGGCTCTCCGTGCTCTCCGGTGCGCACATGACGCTGTTCCGGCGGGTGGTCGACCTGCTGGCCGAGCGCGGCGTCGACGACATCGTGGTGTTCGGCGGCGGCATCATCCCGGACGCGGACATCCCGGAACTGGAGCGGATCGGCGTCTCGAAGATTTTCGGCCCCGGCGCCACCATGCAGTCGATCGTCGACTGGGTCCGCGCGAATGTGGCGGGAATCCCGGCCGACAGTAAATAG
- a CDS encoding M23 family metallopeptidase, with product MRQRLSSEPDRYRGRRRVPTVPGSRYAAVVTTALVGAGVVALGAGAALDDAKGVDTTALKNSLDSTTTAEELAEREASAERSTRDSERTESADAGGLATSLAESPDAWLLPLHGYDFTAPYGIRWNEVHQGIDLAAQEGTPYKAVHGGTVKLAGWYGGYGYAVIVDHGDGVETIYGHSSQLMVEAGQQVKAGDTLGLVGDTGHSYGAHLHLEIHVDGEPRDPVPLLREKGVDIQLEVEQVYGAVTAP from the coding sequence GTGCGTCAGCGGCTTTCATCCGAGCCCGACCGCTATCGCGGTCGACGTCGCGTACCTACCGTTCCCGGAAGCCGCTACGCGGCGGTGGTGACCACCGCGCTGGTCGGCGCCGGCGTGGTGGCCCTCGGCGCGGGCGCCGCGCTGGACGACGCCAAGGGCGTCGACACCACCGCGCTGAAGAACTCGCTCGACAGCACGACCACCGCGGAGGAGCTGGCCGAGCGCGAGGCGAGCGCCGAGCGCTCCACGCGTGACAGCGAGCGCACCGAGTCCGCGGACGCGGGTGGCCTGGCCACGTCGCTGGCCGAGTCTCCCGATGCCTGGCTCCTTCCGCTGCACGGATACGACTTCACCGCGCCGTACGGCATCCGGTGGAACGAGGTCCACCAGGGCATCGACCTGGCCGCCCAGGAGGGCACGCCGTACAAGGCCGTTCACGGTGGCACCGTGAAGCTGGCCGGGTGGTACGGCGGGTACGGCTACGCAGTCATTGTCGACCACGGCGACGGCGTCGAGACCATATATGGACACTCTTCGCAGCTCATGGTCGAGGCGGGCCAGCAGGTCAAGGCCGGCGACACGCTCGGCCTGGTCGGCGACACGGGCCACTCGTACGGCGCGCACCTCCACCTGGAGATCCACGTCGACGGCGAGCCCCGCGACCCGGTGCCGCTGCTCCGCGAGAAGGGCGTCGACATCCAGCTTGAGGTCGAGCAGGTCTACGGTGCTGTGACGGCTCCCTGA
- a CDS encoding M23 family metallopeptidase produces the protein MRLAALTAGAHRRPEQKAAHLRQAAAATLAVTGLALTGGATLHDAVTGPDGAEQAVPTPAALANAEALAERAEAASAAGRSAQRTAAASPAAAPSAPTASPTPDKPSPSPSPGKSAGTATPTSRPAAKAWVDPMPEGRTTSCFGRRWGKLHAGIDLAAASGTRVRAAGAGTVVTAGANYSGYGLSVLIDHGNGFYTHYAHLSRVSVEPGDRVTPGQTVGAEGSTGNSTGPHLHFEVHDGMWNQVDPAAWMAARGVDLGC, from the coding sequence GTGCGGCTTGCGGCGCTGACGGCCGGTGCGCACCGGCGGCCGGAGCAGAAAGCCGCTCATCTTCGCCAGGCCGCCGCGGCCACGCTCGCCGTCACCGGACTGGCGCTCACCGGCGGCGCGACGCTCCACGACGCCGTCACCGGCCCGGACGGGGCCGAGCAGGCCGTACCGACCCCGGCCGCGCTCGCGAACGCGGAAGCGCTGGCGGAGCGCGCCGAAGCCGCGTCCGCCGCCGGCCGGTCCGCCCAGCGGACCGCGGCGGCGAGCCCGGCCGCGGCCCCCTCTGCGCCGACCGCAAGTCCCACGCCGGACAAGCCGAGCCCGAGTCCGTCGCCGGGTAAGAGCGCCGGAACGGCCACACCCACGAGCAGGCCCGCGGCCAAGGCCTGGGTGGATCCGATGCCGGAGGGGCGCACCACGTCCTGCTTCGGCCGCCGCTGGGGCAAGCTGCACGCCGGCATCGACCTGGCCGCGGCGAGCGGCACCCGGGTCCGCGCCGCCGGTGCCGGGACCGTGGTCACGGCCGGCGCGAACTACAGCGGCTACGGCCTGTCGGTGCTGATCGACCACGGCAACGGCTTCTACACGCACTACGCGCACCTGTCGCGCGTCTCGGTCGAGCCCGGTGACCGGGTCACGCCCGGGCAGACCGTGGGCGCGGAGGGCTCGACCGGCAACTCCACCGGGCCGCACCTGCACTTCGAGGTGCACGACGGCATGTGGAACCAGGTCGACCCGGCCGCCTGGATGGCGGCCCGCGGCGTCGACCTGGGGTGCTGA
- the pcrA gene encoding DNA helicase PcrA, translated as MQSLFDVPPVQPTPPTRPAPPRRDTEALLAGLNGPQRDAVTHAGGPLLIVAGAGSGKTRVLTNRIAYLLAARDVHPGEIMAITFTNKAAGEMKERVAALVGNRARMMWVSTFHSACVRILRAEHEHAGLKSTFSIYDADDSRRLMTLVARELDLDPKRYPPRGLATQVSNLKNELTDPEEFAAKASGPNERAVAEAYQLYQRRLREAHALDFDDLIMATVHLFQSHPLVAESYRRRFRHVLVDEYQDTNHAQYTLIRELVGNGVPDAGLPPAELCVVGDADQSIYAFRGATIRNILEFERDYPDARTILLEQNYRSTQTILNAANAVIDRNTSRKPKRLWSDQGEGERIVGYVADTEHAEADWVAREIDRLGDNGLAKPGDVAVFYRTNAQSRVFEEVFIRVGLPYKVVGGVRFYERKEVRDALAYLRAVVNDDDTVSIRRILNTPKRGIGERAEACVEALANRERISFGAALRRAAEAPGISTRAVNGINEFVAMLDDVRELARTAPPEEVLEALITRSGYLTGLEESIDPQDAGRVENLQELVSVAREYTERTEAADGPESSVAGFLEQVALVADADQIPDEPDADHQGVVTLMTLHTAKGLEFPVVFLTGMEEGVFPHMRAMSDTKELEEERRLAYVGITRARQRLYLSRAVTRSAWGAPQYNPASRFTDELPSELVRWERTEGSYTTWSGSAGGVGGRGASRNSTFVGGTSKAQKIAQGLGIDASKLATASDLRTQAPSVSPGDRVNHQRYGLGRVLVVEGQGAGARAQIDFGDQKVWLVLRHAPIEKM; from the coding sequence ATGCAATCGCTGTTTGATGTCCCCCCGGTCCAGCCCACGCCGCCGACCCGCCCCGCGCCGCCCCGCCGCGACACGGAGGCGCTGCTCGCCGGGCTCAACGGTCCGCAGCGCGATGCGGTGACGCACGCCGGCGGGCCGCTGCTGATCGTGGCCGGCGCCGGTTCGGGCAAGACCCGGGTGCTGACGAACCGCATCGCCTATCTGCTGGCCGCGCGCGACGTGCACCCCGGCGAGATCATGGCGATCACGTTCACCAACAAGGCCGCCGGTGAGATGAAGGAGCGCGTCGCCGCGCTGGTCGGCAACCGCGCGCGGATGATGTGGGTCTCCACGTTCCACTCCGCGTGCGTGCGCATCCTGCGCGCCGAGCACGAGCACGCCGGGCTGAAGTCGACCTTCTCGATCTACGACGCGGACGATTCGCGCCGCCTGATGACGCTGGTCGCGCGCGAGCTCGACCTCGACCCGAAGCGTTACCCGCCGCGCGGCCTGGCCACCCAGGTGTCGAATCTGAAGAACGAGCTGACCGACCCGGAGGAGTTCGCGGCGAAGGCGTCCGGGCCGAACGAGCGGGCCGTCGCCGAGGCCTACCAGCTCTACCAGCGCCGCCTACGGGAGGCGCACGCGCTGGACTTCGACGATCTGATCATGGCGACCGTGCACCTCTTCCAGTCGCACCCGCTGGTCGCGGAGTCGTACCGGCGCCGTTTCCGGCACGTGCTGGTCGATGAGTACCAGGACACCAACCACGCGCAGTACACGTTGATTCGCGAGCTGGTCGGCAACGGTGTGCCAGACGCCGGGCTGCCACCGGCCGAGCTGTGCGTGGTCGGCGACGCGGACCAGTCGATCTACGCGTTCCGCGGCGCGACGATCCGGAACATTCTGGAGTTCGAGCGCGACTACCCGGACGCGCGCACGATCCTGCTGGAGCAGAACTACCGCTCCACCCAGACCATCCTGAACGCGGCTAACGCGGTGATCGACCGCAACACGTCCCGCAAGCCTAAGCGGCTCTGGAGCGACCAGGGCGAGGGCGAGCGGATCGTCGGGTACGTGGCCGACACCGAGCACGCCGAGGCCGACTGGGTGGCCCGGGAGATCGACCGGCTCGGCGACAACGGTCTGGCCAAGCCGGGCGACGTGGCCGTCTTCTACCGGACGAACGCGCAGTCCCGGGTGTTCGAGGAGGTGTTCATCCGCGTCGGCCTGCCGTACAAGGTGGTCGGCGGCGTGCGCTTCTACGAGCGCAAGGAGGTGCGGGACGCGCTGGCGTACCTGCGCGCCGTGGTCAACGACGACGACACCGTGAGCATCCGGCGGATTCTGAACACGCCGAAACGCGGCATCGGCGAGCGCGCCGAGGCGTGCGTGGAGGCGCTGGCCAACCGCGAGCGCATCTCGTTCGGCGCCGCGCTGCGCCGGGCGGCGGAGGCGCCGGGCATCTCGACCCGCGCGGTCAACGGCATCAACGAGTTCGTCGCGATGCTCGACGACGTGCGCGAGCTGGCCCGGACCGCGCCGCCGGAGGAGGTGCTGGAGGCGCTGATCACCCGCTCCGGCTACCTGACCGGCCTCGAGGAGAGTATCGACCCGCAGGACGCGGGCCGGGTGGAGAACCTGCAGGAGCTGGTCAGCGTCGCCCGGGAGTACACCGAACGCACCGAGGCGGCGGACGGGCCGGAGTCGTCCGTCGCCGGCTTTTTGGAGCAGGTCGCACTTGTCGCGGACGCGGACCAGATCCCGGACGAGCCGGACGCCGACCACCAGGGCGTGGTCACGCTGATGACGCTGCACACCGCGAAGGGCCTGGAGTTCCCGGTCGTGTTCCTCACCGGCATGGAGGAGGGCGTGTTCCCGCACATGCGAGCCATGTCCGACACCAAGGAGCTGGAGGAGGAGCGGCGGCTGGCGTACGTGGGGATCACCCGGGCGCGGCAGCGGCTCTACCTCTCCCGCGCGGTCACCCGGTCCGCCTGGGGCGCACCGCAGTACAACCCGGCCTCGCGGTTCACCGACGAACTGCCGAGTGAGCTGGTCCGGTGGGAGCGCACCGAGGGGTCGTACACGACGTGGTCCGGCTCGGCCGGCGGCGTCGGCGGCCGCGGCGCTTCGCGAAATTCCACGTTCGTCGGGGGGACGAGCAAGGCGCAGAAGATCGCGCAAGGGCTGGGCATCGACGCCAGTAAGCTCGCCACCGCCAGTGACCTGCGCACCCAGGCGCCGTCCGTGTCACCCGGGGACCGGGTCAACCACCAGCGGTACGGGCTGGGCCGGGTGCTGGTGGTCGAGGGCCAGGGTGCGGGCGCACGCGCCCAGATCGACTTCGGCGACCAGAAGGTGTGGCTGGTGCTGCGGCACGCGCCGATCGAGAAGATGTAG
- a CDS encoding bifunctional metallophosphatase/5'-nucleotidase — protein sequence MDQSRKRLWPVLRALATPAAALAVAMALVPGSAPVASPADALTPVAVTFNGGGKTVKGNFLSYNDFHGAIDPPAGSGGLVTGVPAGGVEYLATWLTKLRAEARAEGRGRSITVGAGDLIGASPLVSAAFHDEPTIELMDQVGLEISSVGNHEFDEGVSELIRLNRGGCHPVDGCQDGDGFAGARFTYLAANTVYKRSGLPILPPVEVRLVDGVPVGFVGMTLEATPSIVNPAGIADVTFLDEIETANKWGGLLRAFGVKSLVLLLHEGGQQNSPPATPGLSDCANFSGPVVDVVNGLRPEFGLVVSGHTHRYYTCALPNAHGAQTVVTSAGSNGTLITDIDYALDRRTGKFAEITARNVIVENGVRNADGTWQTDPATGTPVRNPALRDPAAKRIADKYRTAVAPIANRVVGSITATISRDVGANQESPLGDVIADAQLAYTQGDGAQIALMNPGGIRASLPYDAQSGGEAPGQITYGETFTVQPFNNLVVTQTFTGAQLKNVLEQQFAGFGGQTTQRVLQVSAGFTYSYDSTAAAGSRVSALALNGTPIDPAGTYRVTTNDFLANGGDGFTNLTLGTGRTTAPGFDIDALVTYLEANSPVAPGPANRITRVA from the coding sequence ATGGATCAATCTCGCAAGCGTCTCTGGCCGGTGCTGCGGGCGCTGGCGACGCCGGCCGCCGCACTGGCCGTCGCCATGGCTCTCGTCCCCGGGAGCGCACCGGTCGCCTCGCCGGCCGACGCCCTCACACCGGTCGCCGTCACGTTCAACGGGGGCGGGAAGACGGTCAAGGGCAACTTCCTCAGCTACAACGACTTCCACGGCGCCATCGACCCGCCGGCCGGCAGCGGCGGCCTGGTCACCGGCGTTCCGGCCGGTGGCGTCGAATACCTCGCCACCTGGCTGACGAAGCTGCGCGCGGAGGCCCGGGCGGAGGGTCGCGGCCGCAGCATCACGGTCGGCGCGGGCGACCTGATCGGCGCGTCGCCGCTGGTCAGCGCCGCGTTCCATGACGAGCCGACGATCGAGCTGATGGACCAGGTCGGGCTGGAGATCAGCTCGGTCGGCAACCACGAGTTCGACGAGGGCGTCAGCGAGTTGATCCGCCTCAACCGCGGCGGCTGCCACCCGGTCGACGGCTGCCAGGACGGCGACGGGTTCGCCGGCGCACGCTTCACCTACCTCGCCGCGAACACCGTCTACAAGCGGTCCGGCCTGCCGATCCTGCCGCCGGTCGAGGTGCGGCTGGTCGACGGCGTCCCGGTCGGCTTCGTCGGCATGACGCTGGAGGCCACGCCGAGCATCGTCAACCCGGCCGGCATCGCGGACGTCACGTTCCTCGACGAGATCGAGACCGCGAACAAGTGGGGTGGCCTGCTCCGCGCGTTCGGCGTGAAGTCGCTGGTCCTGCTGCTGCACGAGGGTGGCCAGCAGAACTCGCCACCGGCCACACCCGGCCTCTCCGACTGCGCGAATTTCTCCGGCCCGGTCGTGGACGTCGTCAACGGCCTGCGCCCCGAGTTCGGCCTGGTCGTCTCCGGTCACACGCACCGCTACTACACCTGCGCGCTGCCGAACGCGCACGGCGCGCAGACCGTGGTGACCAGCGCCGGCAGCAACGGCACGCTGATCACCGACATCGACTACGCGCTGGACCGGCGTACCGGGAAATTCGCCGAGATCACCGCGCGCAACGTGATCGTGGAGAACGGCGTGCGCAACGCGGACGGCACCTGGCAGACCGACCCGGCCACCGGCACGCCGGTCCGCAACCCGGCGCTGCGCGACCCGGCCGCGAAGCGGATCGCGGACAAGTACCGCACCGCGGTCGCGCCGATCGCGAACCGGGTCGTCGGCTCGATCACCGCGACCATCAGCCGCGACGTCGGCGCCAACCAGGAGAGCCCGCTCGGCGACGTGATCGCGGACGCGCAGCTGGCGTACACGCAGGGGGACGGCGCGCAGATCGCGCTGATGAACCCGGGCGGCATCCGCGCGTCCCTGCCGTACGACGCGCAGTCCGGCGGTGAGGCGCCCGGGCAGATCACCTACGGCGAGACGTTCACGGTGCAGCCGTTCAACAACCTGGTGGTCACCCAGACCTTCACCGGCGCGCAGCTCAAGAACGTGCTGGAGCAGCAGTTCGCCGGTTTCGGCGGGCAGACCACCCAGCGCGTGCTGCAGGTCTCGGCCGGCTTCACGTACAGCTACGACAGCACCGCCGCGGCCGGCAGCCGGGTCAGCGCGCTCGCGCTGAACGGCACCCCGATCGATCCGGCCGGGACGTACCGGGTGACGACGAACGACTTCCTGGCGAACGGTGGCGACGGCTTCACGAACCTGACGCTCGGCACCGGCCGCACCACCGCGCCCGGCTTCGACATCGACGCGCTCGTCACGTACCTGGAGGCGAACAGCCCGGTCGCGCCCGGCCCGGCGAATCGGATCACCCGCGTCGCCTGA
- a CDS encoding chorismate mutase, producing the protein MATVVEQPQDAGQPSQDTGTAEATASAAIVEIRSRINEIDDAIIALWKERSALSQQVGKTRVASGGTRLVLSREREIMEKFREALGADGTQVALLLLRAGRGPL; encoded by the coding sequence ATGGCCACGGTAGTGGAACAGCCCCAGGACGCCGGTCAGCCCAGCCAGGACACCGGTACGGCCGAGGCGACGGCGTCAGCCGCGATCGTCGAGATCCGCTCCCGGATCAACGAGATCGACGATGCGATCATCGCGCTGTGGAAGGAGCGGTCGGCGCTCTCGCAGCAGGTCGGGAAGACACGGGTGGCGTCCGGCGGGACGCGGCTCGTGCTGAGCCGGGAGCGCGAGATCATGGAGAAGTTCCGCGAGGCGCTGGGCGCGGACGGCACACAGGTCGCGCTCCTCCTGCTGCGTGCCGGGCGCGGGCCGCTCTGA